From a single Girardinichthys multiradiatus isolate DD_20200921_A chromosome 17, DD_fGirMul_XY1, whole genome shotgun sequence genomic region:
- the rad51ap1 gene encoding RAD51-associated protein 1 isoform X1 encodes MERPSRKTKVVNYCENKDFDDDEDFACSKAPPSKKPREEMRHEQKKSSDRSSSQETNPKSVQSEKSRRPLDEMLYERDLEAAVTLSLLNNSDGLNQSPSTDVKLESPVDENTDPASLLLSNCSVDGAVLGLDEITSETGSLAAARHRKASTKAPEVHRKKDEDYRPNLTPDSESDEDFSEPAESEDEEFTVKKGSKAKRKEKVTKKDKAKPSPASRKEKKQSKPSHSKPHPAVSTLGRSPPAAKLAPSRPASFSTASNVKPVSSLSPAGGRIPKWNPPAQIGKSPTSSQSPTVTSPSAGLRLGLSRLVRVKPLHPSVASH; translated from the exons ATGGAGCGACCATCCAG GAAGACAAAGGTTGTGAACTACTGTGAAAACAAAGACTTTGATGATG ATGAGGATTTCGCCTGTTCGAAAGCACCGCCCAGCAAAAAGCCCAGAGAGGAAATGAGACATGAACAGAAGAAGTCTTCAGACAGGTCCTCCAGCCAAGAGACAAACCCAAAATCAGTGCAGAGCGAGAAGAGCAG aagACCGCTGGATGAAATGTTGTATGAAAGAGACCTTGAAGCAGCCGTCACGCTTTCTTTGCTCAATAATTCAGACGGACTAAACCAGTCTCCCTCCA CTGATGTTAAACTTGAAAGCCCAGTCGATGAAAACACAGATCCAGCTTCTTTGCTCTTGTCCAACTGCAGTGTGGATGGAGCAGTTTTAG GCCTCGATGAAATCACATCAGAGACAGGATCCCTGGCTGCTGCCAGACATAGAAAGGCCTCGACTAAAGCTCCTGAGGTGCATAGAAAAAAGGATGAAGACTACAGACCCAATTTGACACCAG ATTCAGAGAGTGATGAAGATTTCAGTGAGCCTGCCGAGAGTGAGGATGAGGAGTTTACAGTGAAGAAAGGCAGCAAAGCGAAAAGGAAAGAGAAAGTGACGAAGAAAGACAAAGCCAAGCCAAGTCCTGCTtccagaaaagaaaagaaacaatcaAAACCTTCACACTCTAAACCACATCCGGCAG TTTCCACCCTGGGGAGAAGCCCTCCAGCAGCCAAACTGGCTCCCAGTAGGCCAGCTTCATTCAGCACAGCTTCCAATGTGAAGCCTGTGAGCTCTCTGAGCCCAGCAGGGGGCAGAATACCCAAGTGGAACCCACCAG ctcagATTGGTAAAAGTCCTACCTCATCCCAGAGTCCGACTGTGACGTCTCCCAGTGCCGGTCTGAGGCTGGGACTGTCCCGCCTCGTCCGGGTCAAACCTCTCCACCCGAGCGTAGCTAGTCACTAA
- the rad51ap1 gene encoding RAD51-associated protein 1 isoform X2 produces the protein MERPSRKTKVVNYCENKDFDDDEDFACSKAPPSKKPREEMRHEQKKSSDRSSSQETNPKSVQSEKSRPLDEMLYERDLEAAVTLSLLNNSDGLNQSPSTDVKLESPVDENTDPASLLLSNCSVDGAVLGLDEITSETGSLAAARHRKASTKAPEVHRKKDEDYRPNLTPDSESDEDFSEPAESEDEEFTVKKGSKAKRKEKVTKKDKAKPSPASRKEKKQSKPSHSKPHPAVSTLGRSPPAAKLAPSRPASFSTASNVKPVSSLSPAGGRIPKWNPPAQIGKSPTSSQSPTVTSPSAGLRLGLSRLVRVKPLHPSVASH, from the exons ATGGAGCGACCATCCAG GAAGACAAAGGTTGTGAACTACTGTGAAAACAAAGACTTTGATGATG ATGAGGATTTCGCCTGTTCGAAAGCACCGCCCAGCAAAAAGCCCAGAGAGGAAATGAGACATGAACAGAAGAAGTCTTCAGACAGGTCCTCCAGCCAAGAGACAAACCCAAAATCAGTGCAGAGCGAGAAGAGCAG ACCGCTGGATGAAATGTTGTATGAAAGAGACCTTGAAGCAGCCGTCACGCTTTCTTTGCTCAATAATTCAGACGGACTAAACCAGTCTCCCTCCA CTGATGTTAAACTTGAAAGCCCAGTCGATGAAAACACAGATCCAGCTTCTTTGCTCTTGTCCAACTGCAGTGTGGATGGAGCAGTTTTAG GCCTCGATGAAATCACATCAGAGACAGGATCCCTGGCTGCTGCCAGACATAGAAAGGCCTCGACTAAAGCTCCTGAGGTGCATAGAAAAAAGGATGAAGACTACAGACCCAATTTGACACCAG ATTCAGAGAGTGATGAAGATTTCAGTGAGCCTGCCGAGAGTGAGGATGAGGAGTTTACAGTGAAGAAAGGCAGCAAAGCGAAAAGGAAAGAGAAAGTGACGAAGAAAGACAAAGCCAAGCCAAGTCCTGCTtccagaaaagaaaagaaacaatcaAAACCTTCACACTCTAAACCACATCCGGCAG TTTCCACCCTGGGGAGAAGCCCTCCAGCAGCCAAACTGGCTCCCAGTAGGCCAGCTTCATTCAGCACAGCTTCCAATGTGAAGCCTGTGAGCTCTCTGAGCCCAGCAGGGGGCAGAATACCCAAGTGGAACCCACCAG ctcagATTGGTAAAAGTCCTACCTCATCCCAGAGTCCGACTGTGACGTCTCCCAGTGCCGGTCTGAGGCTGGGACTGTCCCGCCTCGTCCGGGTCAAACCTCTCCACCCGAGCGTAGCTAGTCACTAA
- the rad51ap1 gene encoding RAD51-associated protein 1 isoform X3, whose amino-acid sequence MERPSRKTKVVNYCENKDFDDDEDFACSKAPPSKKPREEMRHEQKKSSDRSSSQETNPKSVQSEKSRRPLDEMLYERDLEAAVTLSLLNNSDGLNQSPSTDVKLESPVDENTDPASLLLSNCSVDGAVLGLDEITSETGSLAAARHRKASTKAPEVHRKKDEDYRPNLTPDSESDEDFSEPAESEDEEFTVKKGSKAKRKEKVTKKDKAKPSPASRKEKKQSKPSHSKPHPAVSTLGRSPPAAKLAPSRPASFSTASNVKPVSSLSPAGGRIPKWNPPDW is encoded by the exons ATGGAGCGACCATCCAG GAAGACAAAGGTTGTGAACTACTGTGAAAACAAAGACTTTGATGATG ATGAGGATTTCGCCTGTTCGAAAGCACCGCCCAGCAAAAAGCCCAGAGAGGAAATGAGACATGAACAGAAGAAGTCTTCAGACAGGTCCTCCAGCCAAGAGACAAACCCAAAATCAGTGCAGAGCGAGAAGAGCAG aagACCGCTGGATGAAATGTTGTATGAAAGAGACCTTGAAGCAGCCGTCACGCTTTCTTTGCTCAATAATTCAGACGGACTAAACCAGTCTCCCTCCA CTGATGTTAAACTTGAAAGCCCAGTCGATGAAAACACAGATCCAGCTTCTTTGCTCTTGTCCAACTGCAGTGTGGATGGAGCAGTTTTAG GCCTCGATGAAATCACATCAGAGACAGGATCCCTGGCTGCTGCCAGACATAGAAAGGCCTCGACTAAAGCTCCTGAGGTGCATAGAAAAAAGGATGAAGACTACAGACCCAATTTGACACCAG ATTCAGAGAGTGATGAAGATTTCAGTGAGCCTGCCGAGAGTGAGGATGAGGAGTTTACAGTGAAGAAAGGCAGCAAAGCGAAAAGGAAAGAGAAAGTGACGAAGAAAGACAAAGCCAAGCCAAGTCCTGCTtccagaaaagaaaagaaacaatcaAAACCTTCACACTCTAAACCACATCCGGCAG TTTCCACCCTGGGGAGAAGCCCTCCAGCAGCCAAACTGGCTCCCAGTAGGCCAGCTTCATTCAGCACAGCTTCCAATGTGAAGCCTGTGAGCTCTCTGAGCCCAGCAGGGGGCAGAATACCCAAGTGGAACCCACCAG ATTGGTAA
- the LOC124882669 gene encoding probable polypeptide N-acetylgalactosaminyltransferase 8 produces the protein MRSCWFKGFLMVLVVASALLYLSSLKTDFHTHSERLQRTHHNETIKDQGMTRRMEEDISRLLNLMKKYEKKEQEVEKEGKRKEKKLVRKLYPNSPLFSKWGDELSEEEQKEAEGLFQRYGYNAFLSDRLPLNREIPDTRPPRCAEKRYPEDLPSLSVILIYLDEALSVIKRAIRSIIDKTPARLLREIILVDDHSSNDDLMGKLDEYISSIHEERPGLVKKIRHSEQLGLTQARLSGWKAAVGDVVAILDAHIEVHVQWAEPLLARIKENRTVILTPVFDKVCFDDLIPIPYVTSADGFDWAMWCLYEGFRPEWYALKDESQPGKSPSVMGILVADRKFFGEIGSLDGGMKIYGGENVELGIRVWLCGGSIEVMPCSKIAHIERFHKPYAPDLSLTVRRNALRVAEVWLDDYKYNVEVAWNLPIGNHGIDIGDVSERKKLRERLKCKPFQWYLDNVYPMLEPLQELLGYGALVNDLQPDQCVDQGPVPGFSPILYGCHFYSPQHCYYHTDGKLYIGGIKSHKYNSNNCLVDPGSGVLPGLYQCKLAQQKKLHMFWDFKQGGQIQNRETKRCLEVAMGEVQFQLILQQCSGQRWKIQHVMDAQKLPIVSEKQVL, from the exons ATGAGGTCCTGCTGGTTCAAAGGTTTCCTGATGGTCTTGGTTGTGGCTTCAGCTTTGTTATACCTCAGCTCCTTAAAGACAGATTTCCACACCCACTCAGAGAGACTCCAGAGGACCCACCACAATGAGACCATCAAAGATCAGGGAATGACCAGGAGGATGGAAGAAGACATCAGCAGGCTAT tgaacctGATGAAAAAGTATGAAAAGAAAGAGCAGGAGGTAGAGAAAGAGGGCAAAAGGAAGGAGAAGAAGCTGGTGAGGAAGCTGTACCCAAactcccctctgttcagcaagTGGGGTGACGAGCTGTCCGAAGAGGAGCAGAAGGAGGCCGAGGGTTTGTTCCAACGATATGGATACAACGCCTTCCTCAGTGACCGGCTGCCGCTCAACCGAGAGATTCCTGACACTAGGCCTCCGAG ATGTGCAGAGAAACGATACCCAGAGGACCTGCCCTCCCTCAGCGTGATCTTGATTTATCTGGATGAAGCCCTTTCTGTCATCAAGAGAGCCATCCGCAGCATCATTGACAAGACACCTGCTCGGCTGCTGCGAGAAATCATACTGGTGGACGATCACAGCTCCAACG ATGATTTAATGGGCAAACTGGACGAGTACATTAGCTCCATCCATGAGGAGCGGCCAGGCCTGGTGAAGAAAATTCGACACTCGGAGCAGCTCGGCCTAACCCAGGCCAGACTGTCGGGGTGGAAAGCAGCTGTTGGAGATGTGGTGGCCATCCTAGATGCACACATAGAGGTCCATGTGCAGTG GGCAGAGCCTCTGCTGGCTCGGATTAAGGAGAACCGCACTGTGATACTGACACCAGTTTTTGACAAAGTCTGCTTTGATGACTTGATACCGATTCCCTACGTAACCAGCGCCGatggctttgactgggccatgtgGTGCTTGTATGAGGGCTTCAGACCCGAGTGGTACGCCTTGAAGGACGAGTCCCAACCTGGCAA GAGCCCGTCCGTCATGGGAATACTGGTTGCTGATCGCAAGTTCTTTGGAGAGATCGGAAGCCTCGATGGCGGGATGAAGATTTACGGAGGTGAAAACGTGGAGCTCGGCATCCGG GTGTGGCTGTGTGGAGGCAGCATAGAGGTGATGCCCTGCTCAAAGATTGCTCACATTGAACGCTTTCATAAGCCTTACGCCCCAGATCTGAGCCTCACGGTGAGGCGTAACGCTCTGAGGGTGGCAGAGGTGTGGCTGGATGACTACAAATACAACGTGGAGGTGGCCTGGAACCTCCCCATAGGG AATCATGGGATCGACATCGGAGATGTTTCTGAGAGGAAGAAGCTGAGAGAGAGACTGAAGTGTAAGCCCTTTCAGTGGTACCTGGATAATGTGTACCCCATGCTGGAACCACTGCAGGAGCTGCTTGGTTATGGAGCT CTGGTTAATGATCTCCAGCCAGATCAGTGTGTGGATCAGGGCCCGGTACCAGGCTTCTCACCTATCCTATATGGATGTCACTTCTACTCCCCTCAG CACTGTTATTACCACACTGATGGAAAACTCTACATCGGCGGGATCAAATCCCACAAATACAACAGCAACAACTGTCTGGTGGACCCTGGCTCGGGAGTTTTACCTGGATTGTATCAGTGCAAATTGGCCCAGCAGAAAAAATTGCACATGTTTTGGGACTTTAAACAG GGAGGACAGATCCagaacagagaaacaaagagaTGTTTGGAAGTAGCAATGGGAGAGGTCCAATTCCAACTCATTCTTCAGCAGTGCAGCGGTCAGAGATGGAAGATACAACATGTGATGGACGCACAAAAACTGCCCATCGTTTCAGAGAAGCAGGTACTGTGA